One Hordeum vulgare subsp. vulgare chromosome 4H, MorexV3_pseudomolecules_assembly, whole genome shotgun sequence DNA window includes the following coding sequences:
- the LOC123449310 gene encoding MADS-box transcription factor 1-like isoform X4, whose amino-acid sequence MGRGKVEMRRIENKISRQVTFAKRRNGLLKKAYELSLLCDAEVALIIFSGRGRLFEFSSSSCMYKTLERYRTCNSNSQEATPQVENEISNSSRNYLVCLANMINYQEYLKLKTRVEFLQSSQRNILGEDLGPLSMKELDQIENQIDASLQHIRSKKNQVLLDQLFELKSKEQELQDENKDLRKKLQDTTTTSCGENAVHMSWQDGGQSSSRRHATEPYPGVLQHPEHDTSMQIGPTWTS is encoded by the exons atgGGTCGTGGGAAGGTGGAGATGAGGCGGATCGAGAACAAGATAAGCCGGCAGGTgaccttcgccaagcgccggaacGGGCTGCTCAAGAAGGCCTACGAGCTCTCGCTGCTCTGCGACGCCGAGGTCGCCCTCATCATCTTCTCCGGCCGCGGCCGCCTCTTCGAGTTCTCAAGCTCCTCATG CATGTACAAAACTCTTGAGAGATACCGCACCTGCAACTCCAACTCACAGGAAGCAACACCTCAGGTAGAAAATGAG ATCAGTAATTCTTCTCGGAACTATCTTGTTTGTTTGGCCAACATG ATTAATTACCAGGAATATTTAAAGCTGAAGACaagagttgaatttcttcaaagttcacAAAG AAATATTCTCGGTGAGGATCTGGGCCCACTTAGCATGAAGGAGCTTGACCAGATAGAGAACCAAATAGATGCATCCCTCCAGCATATCAGGTCAAAAAAG AATCAAGTATTACTCGATCAGCTATTTGAACTGAAAAGTAAG GAGCAAGAATTGCAGGATGAAAACAAAGACTTGAGGAAGAAG CTGcaagacaccaccaccaccagctgcgGAGAGAATGCGGTCCATATGTCCTGGCAAGACGGTGGGCAGAGTAGCTCCAGAAGGCATGCCACTGAGCCTTACCCGGGAGTACTCCAACACCCGGAGCATGATACCTCCATGCAAATTGG GCCTACATGGACCAGCTGA
- the LOC123449310 gene encoding MADS-box transcription factor 1-like isoform X5, translating into MGRGKVEMRRIENKISRQVTFAKRRNGLLKKAYELSLLCDAEVALIIFSGRGRLFEFSSSSCMYKTLERYRTCNSNSQEATPQVENEINYQEYLKLKTRVEFLQSSQRNILGEDLGPLSMKELDQIENQIDASLQHIRSKKNQVLLDQLFELKSKEQELQDENKDLRKKLQDTTTTSCGENAVHMSWQDGGQSSSRRHATEPYPGVLQHPEHDTSMQIGPTWTS; encoded by the exons atgGGTCGTGGGAAGGTGGAGATGAGGCGGATCGAGAACAAGATAAGCCGGCAGGTgaccttcgccaagcgccggaacGGGCTGCTCAAGAAGGCCTACGAGCTCTCGCTGCTCTGCGACGCCGAGGTCGCCCTCATCATCTTCTCCGGCCGCGGCCGCCTCTTCGAGTTCTCAAGCTCCTCATG CATGTACAAAACTCTTGAGAGATACCGCACCTGCAACTCCAACTCACAGGAAGCAACACCTCAGGTAGAAAATGAG ATTAATTACCAGGAATATTTAAAGCTGAAGACaagagttgaatttcttcaaagttcacAAAG AAATATTCTCGGTGAGGATCTGGGCCCACTTAGCATGAAGGAGCTTGACCAGATAGAGAACCAAATAGATGCATCCCTCCAGCATATCAGGTCAAAAAAG AATCAAGTATTACTCGATCAGCTATTTGAACTGAAAAGTAAG GAGCAAGAATTGCAGGATGAAAACAAAGACTTGAGGAAGAAG CTGcaagacaccaccaccaccagctgcgGAGAGAATGCGGTCCATATGTCCTGGCAAGACGGTGGGCAGAGTAGCTCCAGAAGGCATGCCACTGAGCCTTACCCGGGAGTACTCCAACACCCGGAGCATGATACCTCCATGCAAATTGG GCCTACATGGACCAGCTGA
- the LOC123449310 gene encoding MADS-box transcription factor 5-like isoform X1, whose product MGRGKVEMRRIENKISRQVTFAKRRNGLLKKAYELSLLCDAEVALIIFSGRGRLFEFSSSSCMYKTLERYRTCNSNSQEATPQVENEISNSSRNYLVCLANMINYQEYLKLKTRVEFLQSSQRNILGEDLGPLSMKELDQIENQIDASLQHIRSKKNQVLLDQLFELKSKEQELQDENKDLRKKLQDTTTTSCGENAVHMSWQDGGQSSSRRHATEPYPGVLQHPEHDTSMQIGYPQAYMDQLNNRDHMASQRPGGHPGSSAGWI is encoded by the exons atgGGTCGTGGGAAGGTGGAGATGAGGCGGATCGAGAACAAGATAAGCCGGCAGGTgaccttcgccaagcgccggaacGGGCTGCTCAAGAAGGCCTACGAGCTCTCGCTGCTCTGCGACGCCGAGGTCGCCCTCATCATCTTCTCCGGCCGCGGCCGCCTCTTCGAGTTCTCAAGCTCCTCATG CATGTACAAAACTCTTGAGAGATACCGCACCTGCAACTCCAACTCACAGGAAGCAACACCTCAGGTAGAAAATGAG ATCAGTAATTCTTCTCGGAACTATCTTGTTTGTTTGGCCAACATG ATTAATTACCAGGAATATTTAAAGCTGAAGACaagagttgaatttcttcaaagttcacAAAG AAATATTCTCGGTGAGGATCTGGGCCCACTTAGCATGAAGGAGCTTGACCAGATAGAGAACCAAATAGATGCATCCCTCCAGCATATCAGGTCAAAAAAG AATCAAGTATTACTCGATCAGCTATTTGAACTGAAAAGTAAG GAGCAAGAATTGCAGGATGAAAACAAAGACTTGAGGAAGAAG CTGcaagacaccaccaccaccagctgcgGAGAGAATGCGGTCCATATGTCCTGGCAAGACGGTGGGCAGAGTAGCTCCAGAAGGCATGCCACTGAGCCTTACCCGGGAGTACTCCAACACCCGGAGCATGATACCTCCATGCAAATTGG GTATCCTCAGGCCTACATGGACCAGCTGAACAACAGAGATCACATGGCTTCACAGCGCCCTGGTGGACATCCTGGATCGTCTGCAGGTTGGATATGA
- the LOC123449310 gene encoding MADS-box transcription factor 5-like isoform X3 yields the protein MGRGKVEMRRIENKISRQVTFAKRRNGLLKKAYELSLLCDAEVALIIFSGRGRLFEFSSSSCMYKTLERYRTCNSNSQEATPQINYQEYLKLKTRVEFLQSSQRNILGEDLGPLSMKELDQIENQIDASLQHIRSKKNQVLLDQLFELKSKEQELQDENKDLRKKLQDTTTTSCGENAVHMSWQDGGQSSSRRHATEPYPGVLQHPEHDTSMQIGYPQAYMDQLNNRDHMASQRPGGHPGSSAGWI from the exons atgGGTCGTGGGAAGGTGGAGATGAGGCGGATCGAGAACAAGATAAGCCGGCAGGTgaccttcgccaagcgccggaacGGGCTGCTCAAGAAGGCCTACGAGCTCTCGCTGCTCTGCGACGCCGAGGTCGCCCTCATCATCTTCTCCGGCCGCGGCCGCCTCTTCGAGTTCTCAAGCTCCTCATG CATGTACAAAACTCTTGAGAGATACCGCACCTGCAACTCCAACTCACAGGAAGCAACACCTCAG ATTAATTACCAGGAATATTTAAAGCTGAAGACaagagttgaatttcttcaaagttcacAAAG AAATATTCTCGGTGAGGATCTGGGCCCACTTAGCATGAAGGAGCTTGACCAGATAGAGAACCAAATAGATGCATCCCTCCAGCATATCAGGTCAAAAAAG AATCAAGTATTACTCGATCAGCTATTTGAACTGAAAAGTAAG GAGCAAGAATTGCAGGATGAAAACAAAGACTTGAGGAAGAAG CTGcaagacaccaccaccaccagctgcgGAGAGAATGCGGTCCATATGTCCTGGCAAGACGGTGGGCAGAGTAGCTCCAGAAGGCATGCCACTGAGCCTTACCCGGGAGTACTCCAACACCCGGAGCATGATACCTCCATGCAAATTGG GTATCCTCAGGCCTACATGGACCAGCTGAACAACAGAGATCACATGGCTTCACAGCGCCCTGGTGGACATCCTGGATCGTCTGCAGGTTGGATATGA
- the LOC123449310 gene encoding MADS-box transcription factor 5-like isoform X2, whose amino-acid sequence MGRGKVEMRRIENKISRQVTFAKRRNGLLKKAYELSLLCDAEVALIIFSGRGRLFEFSSSSCMYKTLERYRTCNSNSQEATPQVENEINYQEYLKLKTRVEFLQSSQRNILGEDLGPLSMKELDQIENQIDASLQHIRSKKNQVLLDQLFELKSKEQELQDENKDLRKKLQDTTTTSCGENAVHMSWQDGGQSSSRRHATEPYPGVLQHPEHDTSMQIGYPQAYMDQLNNRDHMASQRPGGHPGSSAGWI is encoded by the exons atgGGTCGTGGGAAGGTGGAGATGAGGCGGATCGAGAACAAGATAAGCCGGCAGGTgaccttcgccaagcgccggaacGGGCTGCTCAAGAAGGCCTACGAGCTCTCGCTGCTCTGCGACGCCGAGGTCGCCCTCATCATCTTCTCCGGCCGCGGCCGCCTCTTCGAGTTCTCAAGCTCCTCATG CATGTACAAAACTCTTGAGAGATACCGCACCTGCAACTCCAACTCACAGGAAGCAACACCTCAGGTAGAAAATGAG ATTAATTACCAGGAATATTTAAAGCTGAAGACaagagttgaatttcttcaaagttcacAAAG AAATATTCTCGGTGAGGATCTGGGCCCACTTAGCATGAAGGAGCTTGACCAGATAGAGAACCAAATAGATGCATCCCTCCAGCATATCAGGTCAAAAAAG AATCAAGTATTACTCGATCAGCTATTTGAACTGAAAAGTAAG GAGCAAGAATTGCAGGATGAAAACAAAGACTTGAGGAAGAAG CTGcaagacaccaccaccaccagctgcgGAGAGAATGCGGTCCATATGTCCTGGCAAGACGGTGGGCAGAGTAGCTCCAGAAGGCATGCCACTGAGCCTTACCCGGGAGTACTCCAACACCCGGAGCATGATACCTCCATGCAAATTGG GTATCCTCAGGCCTACATGGACCAGCTGAACAACAGAGATCACATGGCTTCACAGCGCCCTGGTGGACATCCTGGATCGTCTGCAGGTTGGATATGA